A genome region from Dehalococcoidia bacterium includes the following:
- a CDS encoding acylphosphatase, protein MTSDDHAVLVTKAAYEADASAWAERRRDGGFLPWRYQRFRDLLEPGARVLDLGCGPGIDAGSLTDLGLEVTGLDLTRSMLLVARGRGKVRALVEGDCRHLPFRGHLFDGVWASASLLHLPKAQVDAALREARRVLRDGGLICTFMKMGDWDGIMTQEERGGGGAVRGDRYFAHYDPAEWLGHLRVAGFEPQEQHTFDAQAQRPNTPWLTTFALARASPDGATRLHAAIKGRVQGVGFRFFVERQANALGLSGWVRNLPDGSVEVLAEGEPAKLDRLLADVHRGPRHAAVDSVDAAWSRAEGRLRGFAVRA, encoded by the coding sequence GTGACGTCTGACGACCATGCCGTGCTGGTGACGAAGGCGGCGTACGAGGCGGACGCCTCCGCCTGGGCGGAGCGCAGGCGCGACGGCGGCTTCCTGCCCTGGCGCTACCAGCGCTTCCGCGACCTCCTCGAGCCCGGGGCGCGCGTGCTCGACCTGGGCTGCGGGCCTGGCATCGATGCGGGTTCCCTCACGGACCTGGGCCTCGAAGTCACTGGCCTCGACCTCACGCGCTCCATGCTCCTGGTCGCGCGCGGGCGGGGCAAAGTCCGGGCCCTGGTCGAAGGCGACTGCCGCCATCTGCCTTTTCGAGGCCACCTGTTCGACGGCGTCTGGGCCAGCGCCAGCCTCCTTCACCTGCCGAAGGCCCAGGTCGATGCCGCCCTGCGCGAGGCGAGGCGAGTCCTCAGAGACGGCGGCTTAATCTGCACCTTCATGAAGATGGGCGACTGGGACGGGATCATGACGCAGGAGGAGCGCGGAGGCGGCGGCGCCGTGCGCGGGGACCGCTACTTCGCCCACTACGACCCGGCGGAGTGGCTCGGACACCTGCGGGTGGCCGGCTTCGAGCCGCAGGAGCAGCACACCTTCGACGCGCAGGCGCAGCGGCCCAATACGCCCTGGCTCACGACATTCGCGCTGGCGCGCGCCTCGCCGGACGGCGCCACCCGGCTCCACGCCGCCATCAAGGGGCGCGTGCAAGGCGTCGGCTTCAGGTTCTTCGTCGAGCGGCAGGCGAACGCGCTCGGGCTATCGGGCTGGGTGCGCAACCTCCCGGACGGTTCCGTGGAAGTCCTCGCCGAGGGTGAGCCCGCGAAGCTCGACAGGCTCCTCGCAGACGTCCATCGCGGGCCGCGCCATGCCGCGGTAGACAGCGTGGACGCGGCCTGGTCGCGGGCCGAAGGCAGACTTCGCGGGTTCGCGGTCAGGGCTTAG